The DNA region GAGACGCTGCCCTTGTTAGCGGCGCGGTGGCTACCGGCGCCTGCTTTGCAAAGCCCGCCGAGGGCGACCAGACCAAGTCGCTCCTGGCGCCGGGCGCGGTGGTCTTGTTCGAAGGGGACTCGATCACCGACGCCGGGCGGAATAAGAAGAGCGACGCCCCCAACGACCCCGATGGCATGGGGCGCGGGTACGCCTCGTTGGCCGCCAAGGGGCTGCACGCAGAGCACCCCGGTTGGGACCTCAAGTGCTACAACCGCGGCGTGTCGGGCAACAAAGTGTTTCAGATCGCCGAGCGGTGGGACGGCTACTGCCAACAGCTCAAGCCAGACCTGATCAGCATCCTGATCGGCGTGAACGACTTCTGGCACAAGCTGAACGGCAAGTACGACGGCACGATCGAGACCTACCGCACCGATTACCGGGCGCTGCTGGAGCGGACCAAGCGCGAGCTCCCCGGCACGAAGTTGGTGCTGTGCGAGCCGTTCGTGCTGAAAGTAGGCGCGGTCGACGACCGGTGGTTCCCGGACTTCCCCCAGTACCGCAACGCCGCCAAGGCGCTAGCGGACGAGTACGCCGACGCCTGGGTTCCGTTCCAGGAGGCGCTCGACAAGGCGTGCGAATCGAAGCCCCCGCAGCGTTGGGCCCATGATGGCGTCCACCCCACGCCGGCCGGCGCCCAGGTGATGGCCGACGCCTGGCTCAAGGCCGTCGGCTAACCTCAGGCGAGCCGCCGGCGTTTGCCTGCGGAGTGCGTCGCGGATACCTCGCAGAAAGAAAAAAGCGTCCCCAGCGAACTTCGCTGGGGACGCTTTTGTGTTTAACGGTCGGGTTTCTCAGACGCGCCGACCGTAGGTCGGCAGCTATTGGCTGTCTGCGGAGCTGACCGCTGAGAGCTGAAAGCTGACTGCTTCTTTACAGCTTGCCGATGCGGGAGATCAGGTCCGCGGTCCGCACGCTGTAGCCCCACTCGTTGTCGTACCACGAGACCACCTTCACCATGTTGCCGCCGACCACTTGGGTCCAGTCGGCCGCAAAGAT from Pirellulimonas nuda includes:
- a CDS encoding SGNH/GDSL hydrolase family protein; translation: MNTRREFLRDAALVSGAVATGACFAKPAEGDQTKSLLAPGAVVLFEGDSITDAGRNKKSDAPNDPDGMGRGYASLAAKGLHAEHPGWDLKCYNRGVSGNKVFQIAERWDGYCQQLKPDLISILIGVNDFWHKLNGKYDGTIETYRTDYRALLERTKRELPGTKLVLCEPFVLKVGAVDDRWFPDFPQYRNAAKALADEYADAWVPFQEALDKACESKPPQRWAHDGVHPTPAGAQVMADAWLKAVG